A window from Sphingobacterium hotanense encodes these proteins:
- a CDS encoding DsrE family protein, giving the protein MKKFIVLGCSLLLGMSLYAQDNKNMETKLKENAEYQGAEAHKKHYQVIYQLDSNNPDIIKKAIRNINNLLNDPRLKGKVEVELITFSGGTEALLKTSAFETQIKDLINKGVRVAQCSNSLQERNLTKEQMFDFIGYVPSGNGELVIRGSEGWTIVKP; this is encoded by the coding sequence ATGAAAAAATTTATTGTACTAGGCTGCTCACTTTTATTGGGGATGAGCCTGTACGCCCAAGACAACAAGAATATGGAAACAAAACTGAAAGAAAACGCGGAATATCAAGGCGCTGAAGCGCATAAGAAACACTATCAAGTGATCTATCAGCTGGATAGCAATAACCCGGATATTATTAAAAAAGCGATCAGAAACATCAACAACTTACTCAACGATCCTCGTCTAAAGGGTAAAGTTGAAGTTGAGTTGATTACCTTTTCTGGTGGTACTGAAGCACTTTTGAAAACATCCGCATTCGAAACGCAGATCAAAGACCTGATCAATAAAGGCGTACGGGTAGCGCAGTGTAGCAATTCGCTACAGGAGCGCAACTTGACCAAAGAACAGATGTTTGACTTTATTGGCTATGTGCCTAGTGGGAATGGTGAACTTGTTATTCGCGGATCAGAAGGTTGGACCATCGTAAAACCTTAA
- the porL gene encoding type IX secretion system motor protein PorL/GldL, which produces MARKKRFGFGINTLINWGASVVIIGLMFKILHFKGGEWMIGIGLAVEAVLFFIMGFLSAEEDVDWTRVYPELDEDFKGELPTRSVQQVQVAQPTAIGNTAALDKLLQDANIDENLIGNLGDGLRTFGDKVAAISKVADTATATNQFADKLNAAATGASQLSHAFERAAADLQTFNESATDMQQFKEQVNTFNKNLSSLNAIYGGMLSAMNPTSGNRS; this is translated from the coding sequence ATGGCAAGAAAGAAAAGATTCGGATTCGGTATCAACACGCTTATTAACTGGGGTGCCTCAGTGGTCATTATTGGACTAATGTTCAAAATTCTTCACTTCAAAGGTGGAGAGTGGATGATTGGTATAGGCTTGGCCGTGGAAGCTGTATTATTCTTCATCATGGGGTTTTTATCTGCGGAAGAAGACGTGGATTGGACTCGTGTTTATCCGGAGTTAGACGAAGATTTTAAAGGCGAATTGCCGACACGTAGCGTGCAACAGGTACAAGTGGCACAACCTACCGCGATTGGTAATACGGCTGCACTCGATAAATTATTGCAAGACGCGAACATTGACGAAAACCTGATCGGAAACTTAGGAGATGGTCTTCGTACGTTTGGTGATAAGGTAGCTGCTATTTCAAAAGTAGCAGACACCGCTACGGCGACAAATCAGTTTGCAGATAAATTAAATGCTGCCGCAACGGGTGCATCACAATTGAGTCATGCGTTTGAACGTGCTGCTGCTGACTTGCAGACTTTCAATGAGTCGGCTACAGATATGCAACAGTTTAAAGAGCAAGTAAACACTTTCAATAAGAACCTATCATCGTTGAACGCCATCTACGGTGGAATGCTTTCTGCAATGAATCCAACATCTGGAAACAGATCATAA
- a CDS encoding molybdate ABC transporter substrate-binding protein has product MNTSALKKSIVALLSVFIMQQNSNAQEHRYDPPWNPSPESAVNFTIPGIDNVPDLYGDIVDPQLVVFFAGNQFMCIPELITAFKKQHPEYERIFVETLPPGILAKQIEGGSITIGNLRITHKPDVYAAGTNRIQGMKEHLNKIDTYAFNKLTIMVPAGNPSKVTGIKDLAKPTLRVAMPNPAWEGVGNQIVSVYNKIGGKQLEKQIMETKVEDGTTYLTKIHHRESPMRILYQQADAAPVWHSEVVFQKLLKHPVDEVAIPNADNVKAKYQIASLKNAPRAKAAADFLGFMQTKEAREIYKKYGFETP; this is encoded by the coding sequence ATGAATACATCCGCATTAAAGAAATCTATTGTCGCACTACTTAGTGTTTTCATCATGCAACAAAACAGCAACGCCCAAGAGCATAGATATGATCCGCCATGGAATCCATCCCCGGAGTCTGCCGTCAATTTCACCATCCCCGGAATAGACAATGTACCGGATCTATATGGCGATATCGTCGACCCGCAATTGGTGGTTTTCTTCGCCGGCAACCAGTTTATGTGCATCCCGGAGTTGATCACCGCCTTTAAGAAGCAACATCCGGAATACGAGCGTATTTTCGTAGAAACCCTACCTCCGGGTATTCTTGCGAAACAGATTGAAGGAGGTTCCATTACGATTGGAAACCTTCGCATTACACATAAACCCGATGTGTATGCCGCCGGCACCAATAGAATTCAGGGCATGAAAGAGCATCTCAACAAAATAGATACTTACGCTTTCAATAAGTTGACTATTATGGTCCCTGCAGGAAACCCTTCGAAAGTAACGGGTATTAAAGATTTAGCAAAACCTACGCTACGCGTCGCAATGCCTAATCCGGCCTGGGAAGGTGTGGGAAATCAAATTGTATCTGTTTACAACAAGATCGGCGGTAAACAACTGGAAAAGCAGATCATGGAAACGAAGGTAGAAGATGGAACTACCTATCTCACGAAGATTCACCATCGCGAGAGTCCCATGCGGATATTGTATCAACAAGCCGATGCAGCTCCTGTATGGCATTCTGAAGTTGTATTTCAGAAACTGCTTAAGCACCCTGTTGATGAAGTCGCGATTCCAAATGCTGATAACGTAAAGGCCAAGTATCAGATTGCTAGCTTAAAGAATGCCCCAAGGGCAAAAGCCGCAGCAGACTTTCTAGGTTTTATGCAGACCAAAGAAGCGAGAGAAATTTACAAGAAATATGGTTTCGAAACACCATAA
- the porM gene encoding type IX secretion system motor protein PorM/GldM, whose protein sequence is MAGRKETPRQKMIGILYLVLLGLVALNVSDSLLDAFKNLGDSLKTSTENTQTGIDNMFLSFRETKMKENPERAQPLLTKAEQAQKLVAALTSKVAEYNRLFMEEGGGLEESTGDVSKRSNVDISPRLMINQGRGKELRDLINKTAAELKKLTNNEVDFALLAADPKDRGGVKKTWEEANFGDGIPLTAAITALEKINADAKNAESAVVKHIFGKMDQAVVNLDRFSAVAVAPTSYLIQGQPYTAKVFLTAYDSKSTPQISVNGSPLQVVDGQGMYSVNTSSEGVFSWKGLISVQQTDGTVKTYETEPISYQVARPSAVVSPDKMNVLYIGVDNPISVSAPGIARENLIVSGSGVSISGSGGKYNARVSSTGEATVNVSAKIGDKTQQLSSTKFRVKRIPKPTARVAGKTGGRISAAQLRGQNVVAASLDNFEFDAKFRISKFNMYIAKPRVDPIGPYTTSGSNFSAQMKSGLSGVTSGSVVMIYDIVGVGPDGVAQNLDPITFQVTN, encoded by the coding sequence ATGGCAGGTAGAAAAGAAACACCAAGGCAGAAGATGATCGGGATCCTTTATTTGGTTCTACTAGGCTTAGTAGCACTAAATGTAAGTGATTCCCTTCTGGATGCTTTCAAAAACTTGGGTGATAGTTTAAAAACATCGACAGAAAATACCCAAACGGGTATCGATAATATGTTCCTTTCTTTCCGTGAAACGAAAATGAAGGAGAACCCGGAGCGCGCACAGCCTTTATTAACGAAAGCTGAGCAAGCACAGAAACTAGTAGCGGCTTTGACGAGCAAAGTAGCGGAATATAACCGATTGTTTATGGAAGAAGGTGGTGGTCTGGAAGAGAGCACCGGCGATGTAAGCAAGCGTAGTAACGTTGATATCTCTCCTCGATTGATGATCAATCAGGGTCGCGGAAAAGAATTGCGCGACTTGATTAATAAGACCGCTGCAGAATTGAAGAAATTGACGAACAACGAGGTTGATTTTGCGCTTTTAGCAGCAGATCCGAAGGATCGTGGTGGGGTTAAGAAGACTTGGGAAGAAGCCAACTTTGGAGATGGTATTCCTTTGACCGCTGCTATCACAGCATTAGAGAAAATCAATGCAGATGCGAAGAATGCGGAGTCTGCAGTTGTAAAACATATTTTTGGTAAGATGGATCAAGCTGTAGTAAACTTAGACCGTTTCTCGGCAGTTGCTGTTGCTCCGACTTCTTACTTAATTCAAGGCCAGCCTTACACAGCAAAAGTATTCCTGACGGCATACGACTCCAAGTCGACTCCTCAGATTTCAGTAAACGGAAGTCCTTTGCAGGTTGTTGATGGACAAGGGATGTACTCGGTGAATACGTCGTCAGAAGGGGTATTCAGCTGGAAAGGATTAATCAGCGTTCAGCAAACTGACGGTACAGTGAAAACTTACGAAACAGAGCCGATTTCTTATCAGGTTGCTCGCCCTTCGGCGGTGGTATCTCCGGATAAGATGAATGTGCTATACATCGGTGTTGATAACCCTATTTCGGTTTCTGCTCCTGGTATTGCTCGTGAGAATCTGATTGTTTCGGGTTCCGGAGTTTCGATTTCTGGGTCTGGCGGTAAATATAATGCTCGTGTTTCTTCAACCGGAGAAGCAACAGTTAATGTATCGGCAAAAATTGGAGACAAGACGCAGCAGTTGAGCAGTACGAAGTTCCGTGTGAAGCGTATTCCAAAACCGACGGCTCGCGTTGCTGGTAAAACAGGAGGTCGTATCTCTGCAGCACAATTACGCGGTCAGAACGTGGTTGCTGCCTCATTAGATAATTTCGAATTTGATGCGAAGTTCCGCATCTCTAAATTCAATATGTATATCGCAAAACCACGTGTAGATCCTATAGGACCTTACACAACCAGTGGATCAAACTTTAGCGCACAGATGAAGTCTGGCTTATCAGGAGTGACCAGTGGTTCGGTGGTAATGATCTATGATATCGTAGGGGTAGGGCCTGACGGCGTTGCCCAAAACTTGGACCCTATTACGTTCCAGGTTACCAATTAA
- a CDS encoding c-type cytochrome encodes MANHSNQPVNLLREINKLSRITKAMSILFVLLVILIFLLPFIPFQQQHASAAVEQPSKEADGQLLNSVEDFKLSPYPDTEDGKMAAYGEQLIRETYKYLGPENPKVAAFTGNRLACASCHLEAGTKAYAAPYVGLSALFPVYSGRDGKVGTLEDRINGCFERSMNGKKLPIDSREMLAMVSYIKHLSADVRIGKRIKGQGFVDLKVPDRKADLNHGQLVFQKQCVSCHQADGQGLPKLANNPKDGYVYPPLWGEDSFNDGAGMARVITAAKFIKGNMPLGVDPLEPVLSDEEAFDVAAYINSFDRPQKSNKELDYPVLSQKPRDAAYPPYADNVTQEQHKYGPFNF; translated from the coding sequence ATGGCAAATCACTCTAACCAACCGGTAAACTTACTTCGCGAGATCAATAAGCTCAGCAGAATAACGAAAGCGATGTCTATCCTTTTTGTCTTGCTAGTGATCCTTATTTTCTTGCTTCCTTTTATCCCATTTCAACAGCAGCATGCATCTGCCGCAGTGGAGCAACCTTCGAAAGAAGCGGATGGCCAGCTGTTGAACAGCGTGGAAGACTTCAAGCTCAGCCCCTATCCCGATACAGAGGATGGAAAAATGGCCGCCTACGGCGAACAACTTATTCGTGAAACGTATAAGTATTTAGGTCCTGAAAATCCTAAAGTTGCGGCCTTTACTGGGAATCGCCTTGCCTGCGCTTCCTGCCACCTGGAAGCCGGCACAAAAGCCTATGCCGCGCCTTACGTTGGATTAAGCGCCTTATTCCCCGTTTATAGTGGGCGCGACGGCAAGGTTGGCACCTTGGAAGACCGTATTAATGGTTGCTTCGAGCGGAGTATGAACGGAAAGAAGCTACCCATTGACAGCAGGGAAATGCTGGCCATGGTCAGTTATATCAAACACTTAAGTGCTGATGTACGGATCGGGAAACGGATTAAAGGGCAAGGTTTTGTAGACTTAAAAGTACCAGACCGCAAAGCTGACCTCAATCATGGACAACTCGTTTTCCAGAAACAATGCGTCTCTTGTCATCAAGCAGATGGACAAGGATTGCCTAAATTGGCAAACAATCCGAAGGATGGCTATGTTTATCCACCATTATGGGGAGAGGATTCTTTCAACGATGGAGCAGGTATGGCGCGGGTTATCACAGCGGCAAAGTTTATCAAAGGCAACATGCCTTTAGGTGTTGATCCCTTAGAGCCTGTTTTAAGCGATGAGGAAGCTTTTGATGTTGCGGCCTATATAAACTCCTTCGACCGTCCTCAAAAGTCCAACAAGGAGCTGGATTACCCTGTGTTAAGCCAGAAACCTAGAGATGCCGCATATCCGCCATATGCGGATAATGTTACACAAGAACAACATAAATACGGACCTTTTAATTTTTAA
- a CDS encoding cupin-like domain-containing protein — protein sequence MKLKPVNSISGIAPNDFVKDYLNKGQPVIIKDFVSKDSPCWTKWSYDYFKEIAGNEQIDVYGREEESQNHAASPPVGRMSFGQYLDKISTEPTELRLFLFNLMKIRPELKKDVIFNDVTGGKVLQWLPYMFFGGEGSATRNHFDIDMSHVFITQFQGKKRIWLFPNDQSDLMYKLPYNFHSIANLKTSSVSEYPAIEYLDGYEAVIGPGETLYMPAGWWHYIQYETEGYSISVRALANSLTEKLKGARNLFVTRHFDDTMRKIFKDKWFDYKIKTAQSRASRAIRKYKK from the coding sequence GTGAAATTAAAACCTGTAAATAGTATCTCTGGGATTGCTCCAAATGACTTTGTAAAAGATTATCTGAACAAGGGTCAGCCGGTCATCATAAAGGATTTCGTAAGTAAGGACAGCCCTTGTTGGACCAAGTGGAGCTACGATTATTTCAAGGAAATAGCGGGCAACGAGCAAATCGATGTATATGGACGCGAGGAAGAATCCCAAAACCATGCTGCGAGCCCTCCGGTGGGCAGAATGAGCTTTGGCCAGTATCTGGATAAAATTAGCACAGAGCCTACGGAATTACGTCTTTTCTTATTCAATTTGATGAAGATAAGACCAGAGCTGAAGAAGGATGTAATCTTCAATGATGTGACAGGAGGAAAGGTTCTTCAATGGCTACCCTATATGTTCTTTGGTGGAGAGGGCTCCGCAACGCGTAATCACTTCGATATTGATATGTCGCATGTTTTCATTACGCAATTCCAAGGAAAGAAGCGTATCTGGTTGTTTCCAAATGATCAGTCTGACTTAATGTATAAACTTCCCTATAACTTTCATAGCATTGCTAACTTGAAAACTAGCAGTGTTAGTGAATACCCTGCAATTGAGTATTTGGATGGCTATGAGGCAGTAATTGGTCCGGGGGAAACATTATATATGCCTGCGGGATGGTGGCATTACATCCAGTACGAAACTGAAGGCTATTCAATCTCTGTTCGTGCATTAGCAAATTCACTTACTGAAAAGCTGAAAGGGGCGAGAAATTTATTCGTGACTCGTCATTTTGATGATACAATGCGCAAAATATTTAAGGATAAATGGTTTGATTACAAAATCAAAACTGCGCAGTCTCGAGCTAGTCGAGCGATAAGAAAATATAAAAAATAA
- the porN gene encoding type IX secretion system ring subunit PorN/GldN, which translates to MKKLVLAATVFFSLQASAQQENLNNSVDPVQAVDTLPPVDGYVVKSDFENRKVVPYANIRQTDIAFSKRVWREMDLRVKMNQAFASPKSSLINILLEAIQEGKLRAYDPTPTKDDPNGDSFKTLLAPDQVMARFGGDSILVEEFNENNEVIGSSYQQRDFDATQVVKFRIKEDWIFDKQRSVFEARIVGIAPLITPQIPGASDIIMPVDGTGTDAGSSAPVDPFDPFAVPAENNTETTTNATPPADVALPPVGGNSFIPQIDATPAFWVYFPEARHVLVNKEVMNRHNDATGLSYDDIFIKRMFASYIVKQSNPEDLRIKDYISDDMERLFESERIKKSLMDYEQDLWSY; encoded by the coding sequence ATGAAAAAGTTAGTATTAGCAGCAACTGTTTTTTTCTCCTTGCAAGCCTCGGCACAACAGGAGAACCTGAACAATAGTGTAGACCCCGTTCAGGCAGTTGACACCTTGCCTCCAGTTGATGGATATGTAGTGAAATCAGATTTCGAAAATCGGAAGGTCGTTCCTTATGCTAATATTCGTCAGACGGATATCGCTTTCAGCAAACGTGTATGGCGCGAAATGGATCTGCGTGTGAAGATGAATCAAGCTTTCGCATCTCCTAAGTCGAGTTTGATTAATATTCTCTTAGAAGCGATCCAAGAGGGTAAATTACGCGCATACGATCCAACGCCTACCAAAGATGACCCTAACGGCGATTCGTTCAAGACTTTGCTAGCACCCGATCAGGTGATGGCTCGTTTTGGTGGCGATTCGATCTTGGTAGAAGAATTCAATGAGAATAATGAGGTAATCGGATCGAGCTACCAACAGCGTGATTTCGATGCAACGCAGGTGGTGAAGTTTCGTATCAAAGAGGATTGGATATTTGATAAGCAACGCTCGGTATTCGAGGCTCGTATTGTGGGCATAGCGCCTTTGATTACGCCTCAGATCCCAGGTGCGTCGGATATTATCATGCCGGTTGACGGAACGGGTACAGATGCAGGGAGCAGTGCTCCAGTAGACCCATTTGATCCATTTGCGGTTCCAGCAGAAAATAATACGGAAACAACAACGAATGCAACTCCTCCTGCAGATGTAGCTCTTCCTCCGGTAGGTGGCAATAGTTTCATCCCGCAGATCGATGCGACTCCGGCTTTCTGGGTATATTTCCCAGAGGCACGTCATGTCCTTGTAAACAAAGAGGTCATGAATCGACATAACGACGCTACCGGCTTGAGCTATGATGATATCTTTATCAAACGCATGTTTGCAAGCTATATCGTGAAGCAATCAAACCCTGAGGATCTTCGAATCAAAGATTATATCAGTGATGACATGGAGCGCCTGTTTGAATCAGAAAGAATTAAAAAATCGTTGATGGATTACGAGCAAGACTTGTGGTCTTACTAG
- a CDS encoding LysR family transcriptional regulator, which translates to MLEVNFRIKVFYHAAKSLSFTKTSRELFISQPAVSKHIQELESLVGHALFLRNGNRLQLTEAGKTLMEAASTISKQYELLDYRLGLLNDKLKGNLVIGASTTLSQYILPQLIAKFTEENPLVNIKLYNGNTAHVTKWLFEQKIALGFVEGLAEDKSLKYTKILDDQLIFIARSKHPIFQQQELSIDDFSKQEFVFREPGSGTNDIVFQRFKEIGIDAKHLINRVEMSSSESIKKYIQYKDSIGILSKFAVKEEIESGKLAEIMNDKWAIARNLYLVHLHGEVSDLPKQFLRFLNRELKNFHNK; encoded by the coding sequence ATGTTAGAAGTTAATTTTAGAATCAAAGTATTTTACCATGCAGCGAAGAGTTTAAGCTTTACGAAGACTTCGCGTGAGCTTTTCATCAGTCAACCTGCTGTTTCCAAACATATTCAGGAGCTGGAAAGCCTGGTAGGGCATGCGCTGTTTCTAAGGAATGGAAACCGTCTACAGCTTACCGAAGCTGGTAAAACATTAATGGAGGCTGCAAGTACGATCAGCAAGCAATACGAATTGCTAGATTATAGGCTTGGGCTTTTAAATGATAAACTAAAGGGTAATCTCGTGATTGGCGCTAGCACTACCCTGTCGCAGTATATTCTTCCGCAACTCATCGCTAAATTCACGGAGGAAAACCCATTAGTCAATATCAAGTTGTATAATGGCAATACTGCGCATGTAACAAAGTGGTTATTCGAACAGAAGATTGCGCTTGGATTTGTTGAGGGTTTGGCCGAGGACAAGTCTTTAAAATACACTAAAATATTAGACGATCAACTGATCTTTATTGCTCGCAGCAAGCATCCGATCTTTCAACAACAGGAGCTTTCTATAGATGATTTCAGCAAGCAGGAGTTTGTTTTTAGAGAACCGGGCTCGGGAACAAATGATATCGTATTCCAACGGTTTAAAGAGATAGGGATTGATGCAAAACATCTGATCAATCGCGTTGAAATGTCTAGCTCCGAGTCAATTAAAAAATACATCCAATACAAAGATAGTATTGGGATTCTCTCAAAATTTGCCGTCAAAGAAGAGATCGAAAGCGGCAAATTAGCAGAGATAATGAATGATAAATGGGCTATTGCGCGCAACTTATATCTCGTTCATCTGCATGGGGAAGTTTCGGATCTTCCAAAGCAATTCCTGCGATTCCTGAATAGAGAATTGAAAAACTTCCATAACAAATAG
- the porK gene encoding T9SS ring complex lipoprotein PorK/GldK — translation MILKPFKRILQGALLLTVVLTGCNRPDSSGELVGTRLDRLKENKTPFGMVLIPGGTFIMGQSDEDITFSQTSQNRQVTIAPFYMDDTEISNSEYRQFVNWVRDSILIYNHLNDPSYFKTSASGDSRHIDWERVRKNSPWNAQTPAQQEGLNQMYYQGEDRIFGKNELDVRQLTYHYEWYDLRAAVAAKNDPSKKRSDFILRDTMLIYPDTTVWLTDFSYAQNEPLVESYFSHASYDEYPVVGVTWRQAQAFNTWRTLLFNNNAANKRREERAPYQLPSEAQWEYAARGGKIGTQFPWGGPTARNAKGCLMANFKPGRGNYLDDGAAYTAPVYSYFPNDYGLYNMAGNVAEWTQSSYNESAYSFVHDMNPTYTYHASPSDHETMKRKVIRGGSWKDVGYFLQNSTRQYEYQDTAKAYLGFRSVLAYKGVLNR, via the coding sequence ATGATACTTAAACCTTTCAAACGTATACTCCAGGGTGCATTATTATTAACGGTTGTACTTACTGGATGTAATAGACCAGATAGCTCTGGCGAATTGGTTGGTACTCGATTAGACAGGTTAAAAGAGAATAAAACACCTTTCGGAATGGTGCTCATCCCGGGGGGAACCTTTATTATGGGGCAGTCTGATGAAGATATTACCTTTTCTCAAACCTCGCAGAACAGACAGGTTACCATCGCTCCATTCTATATGGACGATACAGAAATCTCAAATAGCGAATATCGTCAGTTTGTAAACTGGGTTCGTGATTCCATCTTAATTTATAACCACCTCAATGATCCTTCGTATTTCAAGACTTCGGCATCCGGCGACTCGAGACATATCGATTGGGAGAGAGTGCGCAAGAATTCGCCATGGAATGCACAGACCCCAGCACAACAGGAAGGTTTAAACCAAATGTATTACCAAGGCGAAGACCGTATTTTTGGTAAAAATGAATTGGATGTACGTCAATTGACCTACCATTATGAATGGTACGATCTGCGTGCTGCGGTTGCTGCCAAAAATGACCCTTCAAAGAAACGTTCGGATTTTATCTTAAGAGATACCATGTTGATCTATCCGGATACGACGGTTTGGTTAACAGATTTTTCATATGCTCAGAACGAGCCTTTGGTAGAAAGTTATTTTTCCCATGCTTCTTATGATGAATATCCGGTAGTAGGGGTGACCTGGCGACAAGCGCAGGCTTTCAATACCTGGAGAACATTATTATTCAACAACAATGCTGCAAATAAGCGTCGTGAAGAACGTGCTCCTTATCAATTGCCTTCCGAGGCTCAGTGGGAGTATGCTGCTCGCGGTGGTAAAATTGGAACTCAGTTTCCATGGGGTGGTCCGACAGCTCGCAATGCGAAAGGCTGTCTGATGGCTAATTTCAAGCCAGGGCGTGGTAACTACCTGGATGATGGTGCTGCTTATACTGCTCCCGTTTATTCGTACTTCCCGAACGACTACGGTTTGTATAACATGGCAGGGAATGTCGCGGAATGGACGCAATCAAGTTATAATGAATCAGCCTATTCTTTCGTTCATGATATGAACCCGACATATACTTACCATGCTTCGCCATCCGATCATGAGACGATGAAGCGTAAGGTTATTCGCGGTGGCTCATGGAAGGACGTGGGATACTTCTTGCAAAATTCAACTCGTCAGTACGAGTATCAAGATACAGCGAAAGCTTATTTAGGCTTCCGCAGTGTATTAGCCTATAAAGGGGTTTTGAATAGATAA